From Deltaproteobacteria bacterium:
GGGTCCACGTCCGGATTGACCCTTATGGCTATCCCGGCCTTTTTCCTCAAGCGCCCGGCTATCGCGTCTATGGCGCGGAGCTCCTGGGGGGACTCCACATTGAACATGAGTATGTTGCTCTTTAGCGCGTACTCTATCTCGTCCTCCCTCTTGCCCACGCCGGAAAAGACGATCTTACGCGGGTCTGCCCCGGCCTTAAGCGCCCTGAAGAGCTCTCCGCCGGAGACGATGTCGAAGCCGCTCCCCTCCTCGGCAAAAGCCCGGAGGACCGAGATATTGGAGTTCGCCTTTATGGAATAGCAGATAAGGTGCGCAACACTCCCGAAGGCCTCGTCATAGGCCTTGTAGTGGCGCTTCAAGGTCTTCTGGCTGTAGATATAGACCGGCGTGCCTACTTCCTTTATTATCCGCCCGACGGGTACTCCCTCGGCGTAGAAGTTTTTGCCCTTGTACTCGAAGAAATGCATCAATGCCCTCCGAAATAATTTATTCTATCAAAAGACTTCCAAGGTTCAAAGGATATAGACGGGTAGCGGGGTATTACCTGTTTACAAGGGCAGCCGTCTCCAGCGGCGGCAATGGCGGGCCCTTTTTGCCGCAGGATGATGCCCCTGCCGCAAGGACAAGGAGAGCTGTGATTATTATGAAATACCTCATCAGCAGGCCCCTTTTTCTATTTCTTTTTTCGCGGCCCGGAGCATTTTTCTGACGCTTTCAGGCGCCGTGCCGCCGTAGACCTTCCTTGCGTTAAGCGATCTCTTTATGGAGACCGCCTCCCTTATGTCTTCGTTAAAAAGCGGCGAAAGGGCCTTCCATTCCTTCAGGTCAAGCTCTTCCAGGGTCTTATCTTTCTTTATGCAGTAGGCTACGGCCCTCCCTGCGGCCTCGTGCGCCTCCCTGAAGGGCAACCCCTTCCGGACGAGGTAGTCGGCTGCGTCGGTGGCGTTAAGGAAGCCCGCGCCGGTCGCCCTGAACATCCTTTCCCGGTTCACCTTCATGGTCCTGAGCATGGGCGCGTATACCTTCAAAACGGTCTTGAGCGTATCGATAGTGTCGAAGAGCGGCTCCTTGTCCTCCTGCATGTCCTTATTATATGCAAGCGGGAGCGACTTCATGGTCGTAAGTAGCGAAACGAGATGGCCGTAAACCCTTCCGGTCTTTCCCCTCGCAAGCTCGGCTACATCCGGGTTTTTCTTCTGCGGCATTATGGAGGAGCCGGTTGAGAAGGCGTCCGATAGCTCGATGAAGCCGAACTCCTGCGATGACCAGAGTATTATCTCCTCTGAGAGGCGCGAAAGGTGCATCATCAAAATGGATGCCGCTGAGAGGAACTCGATTACGAAATCCCTGTCGCTTACGGAAT
This genomic window contains:
- the argH gene encoding argininosuccinate lyase; the encoded protein is MKKKAWSGRFTESTDRLVEEFNASIGFDCRLFRHDIRGSVAHAKVLVKAGILKESEARRIINGLNEVEKEIASGKAKLTPELEDIHMAVEALLTKKIGPLGGKLHTGRSRNDQVALDIRLYLKDEIFEILNLAHGFKKALVDTAEANLDSVMPGYTHLQRAQPVLFAHHLLAYYEMLKRDTGRLLDCLERMDEMPLGAGALAGSPYALDRQYAAKLLGFSRATDNSLDSVSDRDFVIEFLSAASILMMHLSRLSEEIILWSSQEFGFIELSDAFSTGSSIMPQKKNPDVAELARGKTGRVYGHLVSLLTTMKSLPLAYNKDMQEDKEPLFDTIDTLKTVLKVYAPMLRTMKVNRERMFRATGAGFLNATDAADYLVRKGLPFREAHEAAGRAVAYCIKKDKTLEELDLKEWKALSPLFNEDIREAVSIKRSLNARKVYGGTAPESVRKMLRAAKKEIEKGAC